A region from the Lolium perenne isolate Kyuss_39 chromosome 4, Kyuss_2.0, whole genome shotgun sequence genome encodes:
- the LOC139830789 gene encoding uncharacterized protein, with product MSFVLVYGSEAILPYELKVKPTRVHLVGGTDQELPRIDDLNVIKEACEVALVREATYQQALRRLYEKTVKKRSFKVGNLILRLIQSNVGKNKVSSKWEGPYHIVGSPRPGAYYLEKDDIAYSNTWNLVQLRRSYP from the coding sequence ATGTCGTTCGTTCTAGTCTATGGATCGGAAGCCATACTTCCTTATGAGTTGAAGGTGAAACCGACTAGGGTCCACCTCGTCGGTGGGACTGACCAGGAACTGCCACGCATCGACGACTTGAACGTTATCAAGGAGGCATGTGAGGTCGCACTAGTACGGGAAGCAACATATCAGCAGGCCCTGAGGCGATTATACGAGAAAACCGTGAAGAAGAGGTCTTTCAAGGTGGGGAACCTCATCCTACGACTGATACAGTCTAACGTGGGAAAAAACAAAGTCAGCTCCAAGTGGGAAGGCCCCTACCATATTGTCGGAAGCCCGAGACCAGGCGCTTATTACCTCGAGAAAGATGACATAGCATACTCCAATACGTGGAATTTGGTTCAACTAAGGAGATCCTATCCCTAG